AGCATGCCATGTACCATTACCAATGATGCTAATGCAGCAGCACTTGGAGAAATGCTTTTCGGAGCAGCCCGTGGCATGAAAGATTTCATTATGATCACTCTGGGAACCGGAGTAGGAAGCGGGATCATTTCTAACGGAAGCTTAATCTATGGACATGATGGTTTCGCAGGGGAACTGGGCCATACCATTGTAAAACCGGGCGGAAGAAAGCACTGGAGCACTGGATCTGAAGGTAGCCTGGAAGCTTATGCATCTGCTACAGGAATTGCAATCACTGCAAAAAAGATGAGAGCCGAATTTCCTGAATCTATGCTGAACCAATACCCTGAAGAAGCTATCAATTCTAAAACAGTACATGAATGTGCTTTGAAAGGAGACCCTATCGCAATGGAAGTTTTCAGATATACCGGGCAGAAACTGGGTGAAGCTTTAGCGAATTTCGTGATGTTTTCTTCGCCGGAAGCTATTTTATTATTCGGAGGTGTTATCAAGGCCGGTGAATTTATTTTAAAGCCTGCAAAGCTTCACATGGAAAGAAACCTTCTTCCGATCTTCAGAAATAAAGTAAAATTGGTTTTCAGTGAACTGGACGAAGCAGATGCTGCCATTCTTGGAGCCAGTGCTTTAGTTTGGGAAAAATAATTGAAAGCTATTTTAAATATACGCAGCATCCTTTTTAAGGGTGCTTTTTTGTTTGTTAATTGGGAATGTTTATATTGAAAATTACCACAGATTACGCTGATTTACACAGATGTTTATTTTGATTTCTTTTAGCATTCGCGTTGAAATCTAACCATAGATTACGTAGAGCAGCAAAGGTGATTGCGCTTTCCTTATCTGTATTTATTCATAAAAAGATCAGATGCTATTTTGAATACATTGTAGCGTTATTTGTGATATCTATTTGTGTGATTCGTGTGTATAAATGGAAAAGTTTTTCCTATTTTTGATTAGCTGTTTTCACTCATTTCCATCGCGGATAGGAGTAAAACCGGACCAATATAATAATCAATTTACAATGGATAATAATAATTTAGAACAGATCACTTTCGGAGGCGGATGCTTCTGGTGCGTGGAAAGCTGTTTCAATATGCTTAAAGGAGTACAGTCAGCAATATCAGGTTATTCAGGAGGTCACAAAGACAATCCTACGTATGAAGAGGTCTGCACAGGAGAAACCGGACATGCGGAAGTGGTACAGATCACTTTCGACCCTAAGATCATTTCTTATGCGCAGCTAATGGATGTATTCTTTTTCCTTCACGATCCAACCCAACTGAACAGACAAGGAAACGATATCGGCACTCAATACCGTTCTGTAATCTACTATAAAGACGATGCTGAAAAAGCTAAAGCAGAAGAAGCCCTGAAAATATCTGAAGCCTCAGGTAAATGGCCGGGAAAATATGTCACTGAAGTAACCCAATTTGAGAAGTTCTGGCCGGCAGAACAGTACCATCAAGGTTATTACAATGTAAATCCAAATCAACCTTACTGCAGCGCCGTAGTAGGTCCGAAAATCCAGAAGTTTAAAAAGCAATATGGAGAATTGGGAATGCTGAATGAGGCTTAAAAAATATAAAAGCGAATATCTAGTAGATGTTCGCTTTTTTTTGTGTCTAAATTATTCCTCAACCTCTACCGAGTCTTTTGACTTTCCTGCGTATTTATAAATAATCGTAGAAGTTGATTTTCTCAATTCCCTCCCATTCTCTGGATCTATTCCATCATCTGTAAAAAATTCAACATTTCCATAGAATTTTGAATACCAGGTTCTTCCAAGAGCATTAGCCTCTGTCAGAGTATCTTTTCTTGTGATCTTTTTAAAATGTTGAAACAAGTGCTCATTCATGGCTACAATATCAAGCCCGGGTTTAATATAACTACTGTCTGTTGCAATATATCTTTCCCCATCCCAATACATATATTTCTTTTCATCATTAGGTTTCATTCCTGATATTAAGCCTAAGGTAAACGATCCGTTATTAACTTTCTTATTATTAGAAAATACAACATTTCCAGTGACAAGGCATATCAGCAATGTAATTTCCATAATACCCAAGCCATTCTGCTTCATAAACTCAGGCATTGCAAGAATTGGCTTATTAATAATAGTGATCACAATTTTAGAAATTGCTTGTTGAATACTATACTCCACCGTTCTCCACTCAGAACAGTAATCTTTAAATGTATCGTATCCTATATATCGGCTTAGATTATCTAAAACTGTTCTTTTTATATTGTAGTCTTCATCTTGTTCTACTATTGCTTTATAATAATTTTCAAAAGATTTGTAACTCAGCGGTTCAAAATCATCTTTTAAAATTCGTTCAAGATGTAAGAGTATTCCACTAAATGATGTTTCTGTAGCTTCAGTTGAAGCTTTTTCGTAGACATCTTCTAACAATTTCTTTTTTTCAGATAAAAATTTTGACATACTCATGGTTATTATGGTGAAAATTAAGAAGTTTCAAGTCAAAATAAATACGGTTTCCCGTATATCCCACTGAGAAAAACTTTCCAAAAACTTTCCAAAAACATTCTAACCCTTGCCTTTTCTTTCGTCGTTACTTTGCCATAGAAATCAGTGAGAAACAAAACATTACAAAAACAAAAATACGAAACTGATTTCAAAAAACACCAGATAAAACGGAGGAAAACTCCGGGTTGGGAAGCAGATGTTTCTCCTCCGTTTTTGAAGGTTACTTCCCAAAAATTTAAGAAGCGCTTCGAAATTTTTACACGTGTAACACTGCTTACGATCTGTTTCGTGAGGAAGAACACTAATGCCAAATTTTAAATTTTTTAAAACAATGTTAGAATTAATATTGATGCTACTGGGATTAGCATTTTCAAATAATAACGCAAATACGACATCAAATAATAGTAATAATCAGGAGCAGACAACAGTTCAACTGTCAGATCCGGGAGCAGGAGTAGATCCTGGGGATACAGGAGGTGATACAGGACCTGTTCTCCCACCAAAAAAATAGAAAAATAAGACCGTTCTTTTTAGAACGGTTTTTTTATATTAGTAATATGGTACGATATCTATTATTTTTACTAATATTTCTTGTTTCTTGTAAAGAAAAAAC
The Chryseobacterium sp. W4I1 DNA segment above includes these coding regions:
- a CDS encoding ROK family protein; the encoded protein is MSLIDLSKQVALGIDIGGTNTKFGVVNHRGEVLEKGSLRTDEYEKVEDFIDALYEQVQPLIEKYGTEKNFDGIGVGAPNANYYKGTIEQAPNLPWKGMIPFSELMKAKFSMPCTITNDANAAALGEMLFGAARGMKDFIMITLGTGVGSGIISNGSLIYGHDGFAGELGHTIVKPGGRKHWSTGSEGSLEAYASATGIAITAKKMRAEFPESMLNQYPEEAINSKTVHECALKGDPIAMEVFRYTGQKLGEALANFVMFSSPEAILLFGGVIKAGEFILKPAKLHMERNLLPIFRNKVKLVFSELDEADAAILGASALVWEK
- the msrA gene encoding peptide-methionine (S)-S-oxide reductase MsrA gives rise to the protein MDNNNLEQITFGGGCFWCVESCFNMLKGVQSAISGYSGGHKDNPTYEEVCTGETGHAEVVQITFDPKIISYAQLMDVFFFLHDPTQLNRQGNDIGTQYRSVIYYKDDAEKAKAEEALKISEASGKWPGKYVTEVTQFEKFWPAEQYHQGYYNVNPNQPYCSAVVGPKIQKFKKQYGELGMLNEA